A segment of the Nomascus leucogenys isolate Asia chromosome 1a, Asia_NLE_v1, whole genome shotgun sequence genome:
AATAACTTTTAatactacaaaaaatttttaattgacatttattaAATTCAAACAGTATTTGAGGACTATCTAGTTTATATACATGTTGAGGTTGATAAAGTTCAAATTCTGTTTTAGGAAGTTAACAACGAATTGAGTTCATTTTAACTGAATGTTATTATAAAAGATGGTTTTCTTGCTGCAATGTAAATCTGCTATTAAGAAATTAGCAAAGTGGCTAGGGCTGTTTGTGCCTTTAAGATCATAGTTCAAAAGAATTAAGCAAACTCGGTAACAAAGGTAAGACAAACATAACCTTTATTCTCTCTCAAAAACCCGGAGAACAGGGCCTGGAACCATATTCGTTAATTTAATCAGAATCAGAATACTTTAACTTTCATagtctcatttaaaattttatagtgaTATACTGATcattctaaaaataacaaaatacatgtTGCTCTCAACTACATAGTAAAAAAATGTAGCAAATTCTCTTACCCAAAATAGAGGAGGGGTGGGCTAGTGAGCTGCTCAAACATttgtaacaaataaaaatttctctATGTACATATAATGATCATGTTTTCATAGCCTAAAATCACCATACAAAATCTAATAATAAAATTTGTGTCGTGTTCAGGAGTTGGGAAGCCAACACATTGAATTAACAAAGTATTTTTGGTATATGTAAATAATGGGATAGAATCTCTTGAATCAGGATTGTCCCAGAAGTTCTAAGGCAGATATCAATGACATGCACATTGTCCATTGTTCAGTAATTTTCAAAGACTAGAATAAACTATGTAAACTATTCGATACAATTGAATATTACTTAACTGCTAAAAAATACTTCAAGATCTTTCACTGCCTTAAGTGAGTATAATCAAATTAGTAATTGGAAAATAGCTGTAATAGCAGGCACCAAAGAATTCTGACAAATACCAAATAACTGTTTGCTTTTACCAAATAAACTGGGAAGATGATATCACAAAGGGTTTTAAGTTATTTTGCCAtacaaggtttttaaaaataaaactactgcttcttaaaataactttaaacatACTGATTGATGTTACTCAATCAATAAAATCAATTGAATGATTTTAGTTGAGTGTTAACGTCATCTCAAAGGTTCAAATAATCTTAATCTAGTTTACATATAAGACTATATATGCCTTAGCATTGATTCAAATATGATTACTAGAAATCAACAGAtttcatttgaaaagataaaaaaattttttttccaggtcCAAGGGAAAAGGTATGAATGAAGCCCTTTctaatctcacacacacacacacacacacacacacaatgacaaAGAAGACTGAGCTAGGAGGCATAGATGTGACTTTAGGGAACTTACTTTCCCTCGAAGATATCTTCCAGCTATCTGATTCTACGTTAAAGCATTTCCTCTGAACTGTACAAACTTGCCTCACATTTTCGAGTTTCTACACAGTACCTGGCAAAGTTTGCCTGTTGGCTTTTATACCAAAATACTAACATATCAAAAGAATAACATAAACCCTGTCCTATAACTCTGTATGCCAACTAGTTTTCCcgatagtgatttttaaaaaattcattccaCAAGTCATCAAGAGCTTCCTACGTTCAAGGCAGAGTGCCAGACCAAACCTGGAACATCATGGTTGTCACTGCCCCTGGGAACAAATTACTATCCGAAAAAGTGAACTCAGTTGACTGCTTCAGGCCCAACCTGGTTCAGGGTCGTGATTCCCAAACTGGAGGGAATATGGGACTCTCCAGAGGAGTTTGTTAAAACACAGCTTCGAGGATCTCATCCCAGTCTTAATGTGTCTGCATCTCCGTTTGGTGTCTCCTAATCTACCTGCATATTTAACAAGCATGTTCTCCCTCACGCCTCCACGTCTCTGCAGGTAATTTGTGGGCCTCACTCTCCATTCCAGCCCACTGCCCccaccaaagaaaagaaaaccactgtACCGTAGTGGCAAAAGCTCTGGACTCAAGAGTCAGGAGTCACTTGCAGCTGCCTGATCTTTGTTACTTCACATTGCTAGGTCTCTCAATCTCTTCCTCTAATAGGGGTTGAACAGGAGTCTCCACAGGGATCCCTTCCACTCTCAGACTTGAAGAACCTCACATGGCAACTCGGTGTCGTGAAGGAGGTGAGAAGAGTTTGCAAGGATGTTTCACTCTGCAGTCAACATCCCTCCCCCGGGGCAAGACAGTAGCAGCCCCCCAAGAGCAAGGCGGGTAATTCCCTTCTCTGGTCCCCTCATTCACAAAGGGAGGAAAAGCGAGGCGAGGTTGGAACTGGGCGAGGGGCGAGGAGGAGATGCCAAAAGCACCTCGCAAGAGTTTTGGCAAGAAGCAGGAGGGGTCCCTGGAAAGCCGGAATCACTCCTCGTCGTCGTCGTCCTGGTCCTGGTAGCGAATGTAGACGACCAGCATGACAAAGCCGGTGAGGATGCAGAGGGAGCCGACGACCAGGTAGGCGATGCCCAGGAAGGGGTTCTTGCCACCCATCCACGAGATGCTGCTGAAGATGAGGAGCTTGTGGCCGCCGAACGCGCGCACCGGGTAGTTGTAGGTGATGTTGACGCGGTAGGCGCCCCGCGGCAGCCCGGCCGAGTAGTTGCCCTGGCGGATGCGCGCGTACAGCTTGCGGAACGTGGGCAGCGCCGCCGTGCGCATCCACACCACGAAGTCCTGATTGATGAAGCCGGTGTTGTTGGGGTCGGGGCTGAGCTCGTAGACCGGCCGGCGCCAGTTGGGCGGGGGCGCCGTGCCCTGGAAGGCCAACGCCAGGCTGCCGTTGACCAGCGGCGGGTTGCGGAACTTGACGTGGTAGTCGGTCCACCAGGCGATGCCGGAGCGGTCGAGCGGCACCTCGACGTAGGGCCCGCCGGGCTGGCGCTGGTGCCAAAGCGAGAAGGAGTCGTTGAAGAGGCTGTTGGCGATGGCGCCGCAGGGCGCGATGGGCAGGCCGGCCGCGCTGCGCTGGTAGGGGGCGCACTCGTTGACCGGGTGGCGCAGCGCGCTGGGCAGTCCGCTCAGCTGCGCGTCGTCGCGGGACACGCCGTAGCGCCGGTTGTTCTGGTAGAAGTTTGTCAGCTCGTAGTAGAGGTACACGGGGCCCTGGAAGAGCTCGGGCAGCGAGAAGTACCAGGCGCACGAGCAGGGGGGCGGCGGCGCCCGGCCCTGGCCGGCCGCGGCGCACACCGAGCAGTTGCCGGTACCCGGGTCGCCTGTGTAGTCGTACTCCAGCTCCTTGATGCCGTTGGAGGAGTAGTagaggcccaggcccaggccgaTGAAGGCCAGGCCCGCGCAGAAGAAGAGCGGCAGCGCAATGCTGGCCGACAGCAGCGGCTGCCAGGCGGGGAGGCGCTGCTGCGTGAAGGCGGTGTTGTCGGGCTGGTGGGCGCCCCGGGCCGTGGCGCTCCAGGTCATGGCGGCCGCGCGGGGACCGACGCGCGGGCTGACCGAGGGGGGGACCGACGCGCGGGCTGACCGAGGGGGGCCCCGCCGCGGGACGCCTCCCCCTCCGCGCCGCGCGAGCCCGGGGACTGCTCTCGGGTCGGGCTTCCCGCCGGCTCAGGTGGGTTTTTGCCCAggccccgcctctgcctccctcacAGGTGAATTTAGTTCCAGGCCCTACGAGCAGTGCCCACACCCCCCAGTTCCGCCTCCGCCCAGGTGCGCTCCACCCCCGCGGCTCACCGGGAGCCGCACCTCGCCCGCCCCTTCCGAGGTGAGCAGGTGGGTGTTTTTTACCTCACCTGGTAGACTCAGTCTCGCGTTTCCTCTCAGTCCGGGTCATCGGACTCCACCTCCTCTCTGAGGTGAGTGGCGGCCCCGGGCTGCCTCTGAGTGGCTCCTACCTGGCTCAGGTACCACCTTCTCTTCCGCCTTCCAAGTGACTAGAGTTCCTGGGCCAGTCTCCCGAAATCAAAAGGCGCTCCGGCCTCCAGCAGAAATTTCTGCTGAGGGCTTCGACCGTGGTCCTGGAGGCTTCAAGATTTCAGATTCTTAATCCTCTGTTATTTGCGGGGAAAAGGTGACTCTAGACCATTTTGTCTTTTAGGTTAGCTTCAGAAACCACTTTCGCCCAGCTTTCAGTCTCAAGTTGGGAGTGTCCAGGAAATTACGTTATGATAAATCTGTTTCGAATTCAACGCCTGCGTTCAAattctaggttttt
Coding sequences within it:
- the TMEM30B gene encoding cell cycle control protein 50B encodes the protein MTWSATARGAHQPDNTAFTQQRLPAWQPLLSASIALPLFFCAGLAFIGLGLGLYYSSNGIKELEYDYTGDPGTGNCSVCAAAGQGRAPPPPCSCAWYFSLPELFQGPVYLYYELTNFYQNNRRYGVSRDDAQLSGLPSALRHPVNECAPYQRSAAGLPIAPCGAIANSLFNDSFSLWHQRQPGGPYVEVPLDRSGIAWWTDYHVKFRNPPLVNGSLALAFQGTAPPPNWRRPVYELSPDPNNTGFINQDFVVWMRTAALPTFRKLYARIRQGNYSAGLPRGAYRVNITYNYPVRAFGGHKLLIFSSISWMGGKNPFLGIAYLVVGSLCILTGFVMLVVYIRYQDQDDDDEE